The following coding sequences lie in one bacterium genomic window:
- a CDS encoding T9SS type A sorting domain-containing protein, translating into MKKFTMFAALALAMVFALSAFAGEMPYVTKGNSTLHGGSANFAKAAGDTIDVMGPTGSGAAYIGDFESGGALNGGASGWTTEDVTQPTVTHFQLSNYNQTVASNLAAWCGDISFPSCDDSLDPAGGYGNSWHDLISCRITVADPGSSASVNVTATLQHDTEPGYDYTRLSAKIQGNLGYTDIQSWDGAGTVAVNNGLTYLPAELVGGTDVYMVFRVQSDGGWSDADCSWPTAGACQVDDITVTVTQAGQTDIVSFTDFQDVGGVLDVEGLSTFDWFIDFPDGVGDFAKIWDNLEDADPCNTNYSNQVAFIDDGLVVPGTGGTTCINWCYGPAGYIVNTTGGLAGPASHIYVWLNSPVMTWPNASYDGMLYSFDAYRHEDLSVDAPGIFYTWSVRSADTDDSAGNGAQVLSEQPWLDRNFVYFGGPDYLRVTNDVTDLMNAGRDVIQVQTGCYELGWAFGYTGNDGYPAPYFDNFAVKVFPYVGPGVSTREIDLANDNFPENEVSFDINQEVNPATFGGLHVRFDMARNISLAAHLRNDPGDSMVIDIVPVRSGATLAGTPEFHYSINANPEFNAYRTFPTSGMIPALGPAVGASGIADPDAWAFDIPDTGALFPGDVLHWYVRAGDQVGADIQYATFPADISGFGDFSGPLSYNSTMTIHALPTISDDGGAKKAPQTLFWNDFANRGGEAEWYAALGQLGMGLGSDYDIYYTNGPSSSVGNGIGGRTSGLSLEGYNNMLYTAGDLGTTTLSNGDYAADAGNDIGAVLAWLGTGNKNLVMTGDDLVSDLAINAGAAGLAFSEDVMGVNAFAQDARSFINNQTTPLVVTIAGNSVFSNISSWIAYGGCFGINTFDAVTTRAGAERLAEFTDPNGGAGAYSFSAATLNVYNTTNNVISFPYDFMFIYDNPDESPANTTGLSARARVLSDIFDAIGIVPGSTPTPVPGAEKFAVSNYPNPFNPATKISYTMPKAGHMTLKVYNVRGQLVKTLIDGQVAAGTDFVMWDGTNNQGSNVASGVYFYEARSGNNVQVNKMALVK; encoded by the coding sequence ATGAAGAAATTCACCATGTTCGCTGCTCTCGCGCTGGCGATGGTGTTTGCCCTGAGTGCGTTCGCCGGCGAGATGCCGTATGTCACCAAGGGCAACTCCACTCTCCACGGCGGGAGCGCCAATTTCGCCAAGGCTGCCGGTGACACGATCGACGTCATGGGTCCCACCGGTTCCGGTGCGGCCTACATCGGCGACTTCGAGTCCGGCGGCGCCCTGAACGGTGGCGCCTCCGGCTGGACCACCGAGGACGTGACCCAGCCGACCGTCACGCACTTCCAGCTGAGCAACTACAACCAGACCGTGGCCAGCAACCTGGCCGCCTGGTGTGGCGACATCAGCTTCCCGAGCTGCGACGACTCGCTGGATCCCGCTGGTGGCTACGGCAACAGCTGGCACGACCTGATCAGCTGCCGCATCACCGTCGCGGATCCCGGTTCGAGCGCTTCGGTGAACGTGACTGCCACGTTGCAGCACGACACCGAGCCCGGCTACGACTACACCCGCCTGAGCGCCAAGATCCAGGGCAACCTGGGCTACACCGACATCCAGAGCTGGGACGGCGCTGGTACGGTCGCCGTGAACAACGGCCTGACCTACCTGCCCGCCGAGCTGGTCGGCGGCACCGACGTGTACATGGTCTTCCGTGTGCAGTCGGACGGCGGCTGGTCGGATGCGGACTGCTCGTGGCCGACGGCTGGCGCCTGCCAGGTCGACGACATCACGGTCACCGTGACCCAGGCCGGTCAGACTGACATCGTCAGCTTCACGGACTTCCAGGACGTCGGTGGCGTGCTGGACGTCGAGGGCCTGTCGACCTTCGACTGGTTCATCGACTTCCCCGACGGTGTCGGCGACTTCGCGAAGATCTGGGACAACCTGGAAGACGCGGATCCCTGCAACACCAACTACAGCAACCAGGTCGCCTTCATCGACGACGGTCTGGTCGTGCCCGGCACCGGCGGCACCACGTGCATCAACTGGTGCTACGGCCCCGCCGGCTACATCGTGAACACCACCGGTGGTCTCGCTGGCCCGGCCAGCCACATCTACGTGTGGCTGAACTCCCCCGTCATGACCTGGCCGAACGCCAGCTACGACGGCATGCTGTACTCCTTCGACGCGTACCGCCACGAAGACCTCTCGGTCGACGCGCCCGGTATCTTCTACACGTGGAGCGTCCGCTCCGCCGACACCGACGACTCCGCCGGCAACGGTGCTCAGGTTCTCTCCGAGCAGCCCTGGCTGGACCGGAACTTCGTCTACTTCGGCGGCCCGGACTACCTCCGTGTCACCAACGACGTCACCGACCTGATGAACGCCGGTCGCGACGTCATCCAGGTGCAGACGGGCTGCTACGAGCTGGGCTGGGCCTTCGGCTACACCGGCAACGACGGCTACCCTGCGCCCTACTTCGACAACTTCGCGGTGAAGGTCTTCCCGTACGTCGGTCCTGGCGTCTCCACCCGTGAGATCGACCTGGCCAACGACAACTTCCCCGAGAACGAAGTGTCCTTCGACATCAACCAGGAAGTGAACCCGGCCACGTTCGGCGGTCTGCATGTCCGCTTCGACATGGCCCGGAACATCTCGCTGGCGGCCCACCTGCGGAACGATCCCGGTGACTCCATGGTCATCGACATCGTGCCCGTGCGTTCGGGTGCGACCCTCGCGGGCACGCCCGAGTTCCACTACTCGATCAACGCCAACCCCGAGTTCAACGCCTACCGGACGTTCCCGACCTCCGGCATGATCCCGGCCCTCGGCCCTGCCGTCGGTGCCTCGGGTATCGCCGATCCGGACGCCTGGGCGTTCGATATTCCGGACACCGGCGCCCTGTTCCCCGGCGACGTGCTGCACTGGTACGTGCGTGCGGGCGACCAGGTCGGTGCGGACATCCAGTACGCGACCTTCCCGGCCGACATCAGCGGCTTCGGCGACTTCAGTGGTCCTCTGAGCTACAACAGCACCATGACCATCCACGCCCTGCCGACGATCTCCGACGATGGTGGCGCCAAGAAGGCTCCGCAGACCCTGTTCTGGAACGACTTCGCGAACCGCGGCGGCGAGGCCGAGTGGTACGCGGCGCTGGGCCAGCTGGGCATGGGCCTGGGCTCGGACTACGACATCTACTACACCAACGGCCCCAGCTCGAGTGTCGGTAACGGTATCGGCGGCCGGACCAGTGGTCTGTCCCTCGAGGGTTACAACAACATGCTGTACACCGCCGGTGACCTTGGCACCACGACCCTGTCCAACGGCGACTACGCCGCTGATGCCGGCAACGACATCGGCGCCGTCCTGGCCTGGCTGGGTACGGGCAACAAGAACCTGGTGATGACGGGCGACGACCTGGTCAGCGATCTGGCGATCAACGCCGGCGCCGCTGGTCTGGCCTTCTCCGAGGACGTCATGGGCGTGAACGCGTTCGCGCAGGACGCCCGCAGCTTCATCAACAACCAGACGACTCCGCTGGTCGTCACGATCGCGGGCAACTCGGTGTTCTCGAACATCTCGTCCTGGATCGCGTACGGCGGCTGCTTCGGCATCAACACCTTCGACGCGGTCACCACGCGTGCGGGTGCGGAGCGCCTGGCTGAGTTCACCGACCCGAACGGCGGCGCTGGTGCCTACTCGTTCTCGGCTGCGACCCTGAACGTGTACAACACCACCAACAACGTGATTTCGTTCCCGTACGACTTCATGTTCATCTACGACAACCCCGATGAGTCGCCGGCCAACACCACCGGTCTGTCGGCTCGTGCCCGGGTGCTGTCGGATATCTTCGACGCGATCGGGATCGTGCCTGGCTCGACCCCGACGCCGGTGCCGGGTGCCGAGAAGTTCGCCGTGTCGAACTACCCGAACCCGTTCAACCCTGCCACCAAGATCAGCTACACCATGCCGAAGGCCGGTCATATGACCCTGAAGGTCTACAACGTGCGTGGTCAGCTGGTTAAGACCCTCATCGACGGTCAGGTTGCCGCTGGCACCGACTTCGTCATGTGGGACGGCACCAACAACCAGGGCAGCAACGTTGCCTCCGGCGTGTACTTCTACGAGGCGCGTTCGGGCAACAATGTCCAGGTCAACAAGATGGCTCTGGTGAAGTAG